A DNA window from Actinokineospora baliensis contains the following coding sequences:
- a CDS encoding MFS transporter, translating into MGVGGVLRDRNAAVYLGAVVVSSFGSGALTLAAGVWVMTLTGDSSLAALVVVLLWAPTVAGPFIGAVIDRIGRYRAVLVGTMAGTGVLVLSLGAVTSAGWLWLLYTVMLIDGIAYVAIFAAETALLPQVVAPALLGDVNGLRMSAAEGTKLAAPLVGAALFAAWGGAAVAVLDAASFGIAALLCLLMKPVEAAPVRRERVRVRDGLRYLVERVHLRRVVVSAAVALVLAGFAGTMTFALVDEGLGLAPTFVGVLVAVQGVGSVLSGIFSGAVLRRLSPLGFAAVGLTLFSVGILLRMTTVVPLVLIGTAIAGLGLPAPLVAATTTMQIDSPPELLARITGSVQLVMYAPNALAQALGVVVVGFVDFRISLGVVGVVGLAAAGWATWTVLVRREDRSRARVAGA; encoded by the coding sequence ATGGGTGTTGGGGGTGTGCTTCGGGATCGGAACGCGGCGGTGTATCTGGGTGCGGTGGTGGTGTCGAGCTTCGGCAGCGGGGCTTTGACGCTGGCGGCTGGGGTTTGGGTTATGACGCTGACGGGGGATAGTTCGTTGGCGGCGTTGGTTGTGGTGTTGTTGTGGGCGCCTACGGTGGCGGGGCCGTTCATCGGGGCGGTTATTGATCGGATCGGGCGGTACCGGGCCGTGTTGGTGGGGACCATGGCCGGTACCGGGGTACTGGTGCTGTCGCTGGGCGCCGTGACTTCGGCGGGGTGGTTGTGGTTGTTGTACACCGTGATGCTCATCGATGGCATCGCCTACGTCGCCATCTTCGCGGCGGAAACCGCCTTGCTGCCCCAGGTCGTGGCGCCCGCTCTGCTCGGCGACGTCAACGGGTTGCGGATGTCGGCGGCGGAGGGCACCAAGTTGGCCGCGCCTTTGGTTGGGGCGGCGTTGTTCGCCGCGTGGGGTGGTGCGGCCGTGGCCGTACTCGATGCCGCTTCCTTTGGGATCGCGGCGCTCTTGTGCCTTCTCATGAAGCCGGTGGAGGCCGCGCCGGTGCGGCGGGAGCGGGTCAGGGTTCGGGACGGTCTACGTTATCTCGTGGAGAGGGTGCACCTCCGTCGCGTTGTCGTTTCCGCCGCGGTTGCGCTGGTCTTGGCTGGTTTCGCGGGCACGATGACCTTCGCGCTCGTCGACGAGGGTCTGGGGCTGGCGCCGACGTTCGTTGGTGTTCTCGTTGCGGTGCAAGGGGTGGGGTCCGTGCTGTCGGGGATCTTCTCCGGCGCGGTGTTGCGCAGGCTCAGCCCGCTGGGCTTCGCGGCAGTGGGGCTCACCTTGTTCTCCGTCGGCATCCTGCTCCGGATGACCACTGTGGTGCCCCTCGTGCTCATCGGCACCGCGATAGCCGGGCTCGGGTTGCCCGCGCCACTGGTCGCGGCGACGACCACGATGCAGATCGACAGCCCACCGGAGCTCCTGGCCCGGATCACCGGATCCGTGCAGCTGGTCATGTACGCGCCCAACGCGCTCGCCCAAGCCCTTGGCGTCGTCGTGGTCGGGTTCGTCGACTTCCGGATCTCGCTGGGTGTCGTGGGTGTCGTGGGGCTGGCGGCGGCGGGTTGGGCGACGTGGACCGTACTGGTGAGGCGGGAAGACCGTTCGCGAGCGCGGGTGGCGGGCGCGTAG
- a CDS encoding FG-GAP repeat domain-containing protein, whose translation MRKLRLTALALAALTLPIALSGVAAGATAAGTIRGDVNGDRIADLVTLGPNGTTPTCTIKVAYGRANGTFGPPVESRYTSPQVAAPYCPDMAVIVDLGGDGTKEIVTTGFGWGDASKAFLVLRKNTNNNTIRVVTTHAGLAYPSTIRAADFTGDGRQDIWVSSDQSVRLRSFTNTAAGGIEPGSIDVCSRRPIPQYVIADFDGDGGQDILLSRQCGFGYTTAELNFGNGKPAVTFARDDDGIAQYEVYANEQTGDESLDVGVITTLDERSTIRRFHNDGTGTFYEVA comes from the coding sequence ATGCGCAAGCTTCGACTCACTGCACTAGCCCTCGCCGCGCTCACCCTGCCGATCGCCCTCTCTGGGGTCGCGGCGGGGGCGACCGCCGCGGGAACCATCCGCGGGGACGTCAACGGGGACCGGATCGCCGACCTGGTCACGCTCGGCCCGAACGGCACCACCCCCACCTGCACCATCAAGGTCGCCTACGGCCGCGCCAACGGGACCTTCGGCCCGCCCGTCGAGTCCCGCTACACCTCGCCGCAGGTGGCGGCGCCGTACTGCCCGGACATGGCGGTGATCGTCGACCTCGGCGGTGACGGCACCAAGGAGATCGTGACCACCGGCTTCGGCTGGGGCGACGCGAGCAAGGCGTTCCTGGTGCTGCGCAAGAACACCAACAACAACACGATCCGCGTGGTCACCACCCACGCCGGGTTGGCCTACCCGAGCACCATCCGCGCCGCCGACTTCACCGGTGACGGCCGCCAAGACATCTGGGTGTCCTCGGACCAGAGCGTGCGGCTGCGCTCGTTCACCAACACCGCGGCGGGCGGCATCGAGCCCGGGTCCATCGACGTGTGCTCCCGGCGGCCCATCCCGCAGTACGTGATCGCCGACTTCGACGGTGACGGCGGCCAGGACATCCTGCTGTCGCGCCAATGCGGCTTCGGCTACACCACAGCGGAACTGAACTTCGGCAACGGCAAACCCGCCGTCACCTTCGCCCGCGACGACGACGGCATCGCCCAGTACGAGGTCTACGCCAACGAGCAGACCGGCGACGAATCGCTCGACGTCGGCGTCATCACGACCCTGGACGAGCGGAGCACGATCCGCCGCTTCCACAACGACGGCACGGGCACCTTCTACGAGGTGGCCTGA